A region of Micromonospora chokoriensis DNA encodes the following proteins:
- a CDS encoding TIGR04282 family arsenosugar biosynthesis glycosyltransferase, which yields MNVLLVVAKAPVPGQAKTRLCPPASPTQAARIAAAALLDTLAAVRATPSTIPVLAHTGRFADAEYGAELTAALAGWHLLAQRGDTLADRLANAHSDTAATFPGRPVLQIGMDTPQIRPALLATALARLADHEAVFGPALDGGWWALGLRDPAGARVLRDVPMSTDDTGRRTLAALRDHGTDPAILPVQRDVDDWPAALAVAVDLPGTRFADAVESVGGHLSSGRLR from the coding sequence GTGAACGTCCTGCTCGTGGTCGCCAAGGCACCGGTCCCGGGGCAGGCCAAGACGCGGCTCTGCCCGCCGGCGAGTCCCACCCAGGCCGCCCGGATCGCGGCGGCGGCGTTGTTGGACACCCTCGCGGCGGTGCGCGCCACGCCGTCGACCATTCCCGTGCTGGCCCACACCGGCCGGTTCGCCGACGCCGAGTACGGCGCGGAACTGACCGCCGCGCTGGCGGGTTGGCACCTCCTTGCACAGCGCGGCGACACCCTCGCCGACCGCCTCGCGAACGCGCACTCCGACACCGCCGCGACCTTCCCCGGCCGCCCGGTGTTGCAGATCGGCATGGACACGCCGCAGATCCGCCCGGCCCTGCTCGCCACCGCGCTGGCACGGCTCGCCGACCACGAGGCGGTGTTCGGGCCGGCGCTCGACGGCGGCTGGTGGGCGCTCGGGCTACGCGACCCGGCGGGCGCGAGGGTGTTGCGCGACGTGCCCATGTCGACCGACGACACCGGTCGACGTACTCTCGCCGCGCTCCGCGACCACGGCACCGACCCGGCGATCCTTCCCGTGCAACGGGACGTCGACGACTGGCCGGCCGCGCTGGCAGTCGCCGTCGACCTGCCCGGCACCCGGTTCGCGGACGCCGTCGAGTCGGTGGGCGGCCACCTGTCGAGCGGACGCCTCCGGTGA
- a CDS encoding glycosyltransferase family 2 protein codes for MRTTIDVVLPCLDEAAALPAVLSGLPPGYRAVVVDNGSTDGSPRIAADHGALVVHEPRRGYGAAVHTGLLAADAELVCVLDADGSFDPAELPGLVATVLDGRADLAVGRRRPVSADAWPWHARTGNALVAALLRRRGVPVYDISPIRVARRAALLGLGVDDRAFGYPLELLLRAAQAGWRIVELDVAYAPRAAGTRSKVSGSVRGTVRAARDFAGVLRADAGGGR; via the coding sequence ATGCGCACAACGATCGACGTGGTGCTGCCGTGTCTGGACGAGGCGGCCGCACTGCCTGCCGTACTGAGCGGGCTGCCGCCCGGCTACCGCGCCGTCGTGGTCGACAACGGGTCCACGGACGGCTCGCCGAGGATCGCCGCCGACCACGGGGCTCTGGTCGTCCACGAGCCACGACGCGGCTACGGCGCGGCCGTACACACCGGCCTCCTGGCTGCGGACGCCGAGCTGGTCTGCGTCCTCGACGCGGACGGCTCGTTCGACCCGGCCGAGTTGCCCGGACTGGTCGCGACGGTGCTCGACGGCCGGGCGGATCTCGCCGTCGGCCGGCGTCGGCCGGTCTCGGCGGACGCCTGGCCGTGGCATGCCCGAACGGGAAACGCCCTGGTCGCCGCACTGCTGCGGCGCCGCGGCGTACCGGTGTACGACATCAGCCCGATCCGGGTGGCCCGCCGGGCGGCGCTGTTGGGGCTCGGTGTCGACGACCGCGCGTTCGGCTACCCGTTGGAACTGCTGCTCCGCGCGGCCCAGGCGGGCTGGCGGATCGTCGAGCTGGACGTCGCCTACGCGCCCCGAGCCGCCGGCACCAGGTCGAAGGTCTCCGGGTCGGTCCGGGGCACGGTGCGGGCGGCCCGGGACTTCGCCGGAGTGTTGCGCGCCGACGCCGGTGGTGGCCGGTGA
- a CDS encoding NAD-dependent epimerase/dehydratase family protein: MRILVTGAAGFIGSHIADLLTEHGHEVVALDALLPEAHGATAPPWTDRHHLVVGDVRDADLLARLLAGVDAVCHQAAMVGHGIDPADAPRYTAYNDLGTATLLAAMHTTGVRRLVLASSMVVYGEGRYHCPTHGVVRPSGRRTADLAEGRYEPTCPRCDRTLSPGLVPEDAPLEPHSTYAATKVAQEHLAGAWARQTGGSVWALRYHNVYGPRMPRDTPYAGVASIFRSALAVGRPPRVLEDGRQRRDFVHVTDIAAANLLALTTPAPDPLTPINVCSGEPHTVGELAHELAVAMDGPSPVTVGGGRAADVRHVVADPARATRLLGFTARIGFTAGIADFTTAVMRDPAAVRTPSTVGG; encoded by the coding sequence ATGCGGATCCTCGTCACCGGTGCGGCCGGATTCATCGGCTCACACATCGCCGACCTGCTCACCGAACACGGGCACGAGGTGGTGGCTCTCGACGCGCTCCTGCCGGAGGCGCACGGCGCGACGGCGCCGCCCTGGACCGATCGGCACCACCTCGTGGTGGGCGACGTCCGTGACGCTGACCTGCTGGCCCGGCTCCTGGCCGGGGTGGACGCGGTCTGCCATCAGGCAGCCATGGTCGGCCACGGCATCGACCCGGCCGACGCTCCCCGGTACACCGCGTACAACGACCTCGGCACGGCCACCCTCCTCGCGGCGATGCACACCACCGGGGTACGACGCCTCGTGCTGGCCAGCTCGATGGTCGTCTACGGCGAGGGCCGCTACCACTGCCCGACACACGGAGTCGTCCGGCCCTCCGGCCGTCGGACCGCCGATCTGGCCGAGGGCCGGTACGAGCCGACCTGCCCTCGCTGCGACCGGACGCTCTCCCCCGGCCTCGTGCCGGAGGACGCGCCGTTGGAGCCGCACAGCACGTACGCCGCCACGAAGGTGGCTCAGGAGCATCTCGCCGGTGCCTGGGCCCGGCAGACCGGCGGGTCGGTCTGGGCGCTGCGTTACCACAACGTCTACGGACCGCGGATGCCCCGCGACACCCCGTACGCCGGGGTGGCGTCGATCTTCCGGTCGGCCCTGGCCGTCGGGCGGCCGCCCCGGGTCCTGGAGGACGGACGGCAACGGCGCGACTTCGTGCACGTGACGGACATCGCCGCCGCCAACCTGCTGGCCCTGACGACACCGGCACCGGATCCCCTGACCCCGATCAATGTCTGCTCCGGTGAGCCGCACACCGTCGGCGAGTTGGCCCACGAGCTGGCGGTGGCGATGGACGGACCATCGCCCGTCACTGTCGGGGGCGGGCGGGCGGCGGACGTACGGCACGTCGTGGCCGATCCGGCCCGCGCCACCCGCCTGCTCGGATTCACCGCCCGAATCGGCTTCACCGCCGGCATCGCCGACTTCACCACAGCGGTGATGAGGGATCCGGCAGCGGTCAGGACACCGTCCACAGTAGGTGGTTGA
- a CDS encoding response regulator transcription factor, translated as MTGTQRVLVVDDDQTVSDVIRRYLENDGFQVSLAADGAEALEAVEREKPHLVVLDLMLPRISGLQVCRQLRVRPDGVPIVMLTARGDEADRILGLQLGADDYLTKPFSPRELVLRVRSVLRRAAGGPAPERPEALTDGGLVVHTTSRTAHLAGRELALTLREFDLLVHLMRHPSRVFGRAELLEQVWGWNFGDHSTVTVHVRRLREKIEADPADPRRIVTIWGVGYRYEPTHA; from the coding sequence GTGACGGGGACACAGCGGGTGCTGGTGGTCGACGACGATCAGACCGTGAGTGACGTCATCCGTCGTTACCTGGAGAACGACGGCTTCCAGGTGAGCCTGGCGGCCGACGGCGCGGAGGCGCTGGAGGCGGTGGAGCGGGAGAAGCCGCACCTGGTCGTCCTGGACCTGATGCTGCCCCGGATCAGCGGTCTCCAGGTGTGCCGGCAGCTGCGGGTACGGCCGGACGGCGTACCGATCGTCATGCTGACGGCGCGCGGGGACGAGGCCGACCGGATCCTCGGATTGCAGCTCGGCGCGGACGACTACCTGACCAAGCCCTTCTCCCCCCGGGAACTGGTGCTGCGGGTCCGTTCGGTGCTCCGTCGCGCCGCCGGCGGGCCGGCACCCGAGCGGCCGGAGGCGCTGACCGACGGTGGCCTGGTGGTGCACACCACCTCCCGAACCGCCCACCTCGCCGGCCGCGAGTTGGCGCTGACGCTGCGCGAATTCGACCTGCTCGTCCACCTCATGCGGCACCCGTCCAGGGTGTTCGGCAGAGCCGAACTCTTGGAGCAGGTCTGGGGATGGAACTTCGGGGACCACTCGACGGTGACTGTGCACGTTCGCAGGCTGCGCGAGAAGATCGAGGCCGACCCGGCCGATCCGCGGCGGATCGTGACCATCTGGGGCGTCGGCTACCGCTACGAGCCGACCCATGCGTGA
- a CDS encoding sensor histidine kinase, with the protein MRDLLLIFAIALGAALGIGLAGAMLLRALRRRSITVHLSVLLTTTVVAVAVGVMAVAEAMFLSPHDLEVVLITVAAAAVVSLAVGGHFGRRLARAAIWRDQARERERQLEKGRRDLVAWVSHDLRTPLAGLRAMAEALEDRVVRDPETVDDYHRRIRLETDRMTRLVDDLFELSRINAGALRLSLTAVPLGEVVSDALATTFPLADARRITLVASESGWPTVAASEPELARVVANLLLNAVRYTPEDGTVRIEAGREEDHAWLSITDTCGGIPPADLPRVFDIAFRGEPARTPGPGDGGASGGLGLAIVHGLVEAHGGRVEVRNTSDGCQFMVRLATV; encoded by the coding sequence ATGCGTGACCTGCTGCTGATCTTCGCGATCGCCCTCGGCGCGGCGCTGGGCATCGGACTCGCCGGCGCGATGCTGCTCCGTGCGCTTCGGCGCAGGTCGATCACCGTGCATCTCAGCGTTCTGCTCACCACCACGGTGGTCGCCGTCGCGGTCGGGGTGATGGCGGTCGCGGAGGCCATGTTCCTCTCTCCACACGACCTTGAGGTCGTCCTGATCACCGTCGCGGCGGCGGCGGTGGTCAGCCTCGCCGTCGGCGGGCACTTCGGCCGCCGGCTGGCACGCGCCGCGATCTGGCGCGACCAGGCCCGCGAGCGGGAACGACAACTGGAGAAGGGTCGGCGTGACCTGGTCGCCTGGGTCTCCCACGACCTGCGTACGCCGCTCGCCGGGCTCCGGGCCATGGCCGAGGCGCTGGAGGACCGGGTGGTCCGTGACCCGGAGACGGTCGACGACTACCACCGACGGATCCGGCTGGAGACCGACCGGATGACCCGTCTCGTCGACGACCTGTTCGAGCTGTCCCGGATCAACGCGGGCGCGCTGCGGTTGTCGTTGACGGCGGTGCCGCTCGGTGAGGTGGTGTCGGACGCGCTGGCCACCACGTTTCCGTTGGCCGACGCTCGCCGGATCACGCTCGTCGCCAGCGAGTCGGGGTGGCCGACCGTCGCCGCGAGCGAGCCGGAGCTGGCGCGGGTCGTCGCCAACCTGCTGCTCAACGCGGTCCGCTACACGCCGGAGGACGGCACGGTACGCATCGAAGCCGGCCGCGAGGAGGACCACGCCTGGCTGTCGATCACCGACACCTGCGGCGGCATTCCCCCGGCCGACCTTCCGCGGGTGTTTGACATCGCGTTCCGCGGTGAGCCGGCCCGCACCCCCGGCCCCGGCGACGGCGGGGCGTCCGGAGGGCTCGGCCTGGCCATCGTCCACGGTCTGGTGGAGGCGCACGGAGGTCGGGTCGAGGTGCGCAACACCTCGGACGGCTGCCAGTTCATGGTCCGGCTGGCCACGGTCTGA
- a CDS encoding helix-turn-helix transcriptional regulator, giving the protein MTSGLENASTGLRFVGRRPQLARIERAQDGALSRGRQMVCEVVGEPGIGKTRFVHEALERCVPVFPRAVGTCAPDERGVPFHVFRHAFTEGQPLRRGLRLGRFAGETWMESAAAEPPGPVRPSDARRFRTYQLARRLIGLAARDGLALVLDDLHWADASSAGLIAHLLRYPVPAPLLLVLVYRPRQMATPMPFGPPDPREQADAAPAAHDRIELDPLSLAEVATLHPHVDQAELRVRYDITGGNPGYLAALPGGPASDGVDPIREAQGAWLSDAVLAVLRREWADLPPVELTCLRAGSVVDAPFAADLLAAIAQVPTARAVEAGWRLARLDLLRPVPGTGRFAFRHPVLRMAVAQDTDPAWRSEACARALTALVELGAPPTDQARYAERLLALPNGRWAERCVDVLCQAAQEIRRETPELAIRWLRLALRALRPTADSTQRRRDVALALAQITGEAGNLLESRALLQEIVPLFPADPQGRRARAVALWARVERLLGNYPEAAAISRRELAALPVGATPGVGYRLATEIDVAGILAGRRRAAGPPDALTGDPGGGSAVDRAGLLAVRGLAAVHDGALDDARSLLDAGARIVDALPDRDVRDHPDCLTALGLTELYLERQADAARHLDRGLTLVRASHRDDGLCQLLLGRSQVAYHGGHLPTAIGLATEAGIVARRIGSHHLLSFALAFEAEATAWRGGPRDDDRAVALARSAVGIATDLATWCGRTAVLALATAALLSGDPATCTELVLSAGGDSRLSRLQTTLRPMWFELLSAAALAAGEVTEAERQARRAMAEADQIGLAGQRGFAESAYGEVLLARGEVPAAMLHLEAAADLFRAGGMALRRSLALASLARAAEAEDQAGRAARARRRALELAGWCGTERVGLRLARPVGPAEVAALTDREWHIARLAATGATSRLIGRQLNISPRTVEAHLTRIYRKAGVASRSGLVAWVARLDDTDR; this is encoded by the coding sequence ATGACATCTGGGCTGGAAAATGCGTCAACAGGCCTGCGCTTCGTCGGCCGGCGACCACAGTTGGCGCGTATCGAGAGGGCCCAGGACGGTGCCCTGAGCCGGGGCCGCCAGATGGTGTGCGAGGTGGTCGGGGAGCCCGGCATCGGCAAGACCCGGTTCGTCCACGAGGCGCTGGAACGGTGCGTTCCCGTCTTCCCCCGAGCGGTCGGCACCTGCGCGCCGGACGAGCGAGGCGTTCCCTTCCACGTGTTCCGGCACGCCTTCACGGAGGGGCAGCCACTGCGCCGAGGGCTCCGTCTCGGGCGGTTCGCCGGGGAGACCTGGATGGAGTCCGCCGCGGCGGAGCCACCGGGTCCGGTGCGGCCGTCGGACGCCCGACGGTTTCGTACCTACCAACTGGCCCGTCGGTTGATCGGCCTGGCGGCCCGGGACGGTCTGGCGCTGGTCCTGGACGACCTGCACTGGGCGGACGCCTCCTCCGCCGGCCTGATCGCCCACCTCCTGCGCTATCCGGTGCCCGCCCCCCTCCTGCTCGTGCTCGTCTACCGCCCACGGCAGATGGCGACCCCGATGCCGTTCGGCCCGCCGGATCCCCGGGAACAGGCCGATGCGGCGCCGGCGGCACACGACCGGATCGAGTTGGACCCGCTCAGCCTCGCCGAGGTCGCGACGCTGCACCCGCACGTCGACCAGGCGGAACTGCGGGTCCGGTACGACATCACCGGCGGCAACCCCGGTTACCTGGCGGCGCTGCCCGGCGGCCCCGCATCGGACGGCGTCGACCCGATCCGGGAGGCGCAGGGCGCCTGGTTGTCCGACGCCGTGCTGGCCGTGCTGCGCCGCGAATGGGCGGACCTGCCGCCCGTCGAGCTGACCTGCCTGCGGGCCGGGTCGGTCGTCGACGCCCCCTTCGCCGCCGACCTGCTCGCCGCGATCGCGCAGGTGCCCACGGCACGGGCGGTCGAGGCCGGCTGGCGGTTGGCCCGGCTCGACCTGCTTCGCCCGGTGCCCGGCACCGGACGGTTCGCCTTCCGGCACCCGGTGCTGCGGATGGCTGTCGCGCAGGACACCGATCCGGCGTGGCGGTCGGAGGCCTGCGCGCGGGCGCTCACCGCGCTGGTCGAGCTGGGCGCGCCACCAACGGACCAGGCCCGTTACGCGGAGCGCCTGCTCGCCCTGCCGAACGGCCGCTGGGCCGAACGCTGCGTCGACGTGCTCTGCCAGGCGGCCCAGGAGATCCGCCGCGAGACACCCGAGCTGGCCATCCGCTGGCTGCGGCTGGCGCTGCGGGCGCTACGGCCCACGGCCGACTCGACGCAGCGCCGCCGGGACGTGGCGCTCGCGCTCGCGCAGATCACCGGGGAGGCGGGCAACCTGCTCGAGAGCAGGGCGCTGCTCCAGGAGATCGTGCCGCTGTTCCCCGCCGACCCGCAGGGACGACGGGCGCGGGCGGTCGCCCTCTGGGCGCGCGTGGAACGGCTGCTCGGCAACTACCCGGAGGCGGCGGCGATCAGCCGACGCGAGCTGGCCGCCCTGCCGGTCGGTGCCACACCCGGCGTCGGCTACCGACTCGCCACCGAGATCGACGTCGCCGGCATCCTGGCCGGCCGCCGTCGGGCCGCCGGTCCGCCCGACGCGCTCACCGGTGATCCCGGCGGGGGATCCGCCGTCGACCGAGCAGGCCTGCTGGCCGTACGCGGCCTGGCCGCCGTCCACGACGGTGCGCTCGACGACGCCCGGAGTCTGCTCGACGCGGGCGCCCGGATCGTCGACGCGCTGCCGGACCGGGACGTACGCGACCACCCCGACTGCCTCACCGCCCTCGGCCTGACCGAGTTGTACCTCGAACGGCAGGCCGACGCGGCGCGGCACCTCGACCGTGGGCTGACCCTCGTCCGCGCCTCGCACCGGGACGACGGGCTGTGCCAGTTGCTGCTCGGTCGCAGCCAGGTCGCCTACCACGGCGGTCACCTGCCCACGGCCATCGGCCTGGCCACCGAGGCGGGGATCGTCGCCCGGCGCATCGGCAGCCACCACCTGCTGAGCTTCGCCCTGGCGTTCGAGGCGGAGGCGACGGCCTGGCGTGGTGGCCCTCGCGACGACGACCGGGCGGTGGCGCTGGCCCGCAGCGCCGTCGGAATCGCCACCGACCTCGCCACCTGGTGCGGTCGTACCGCCGTGTTGGCGTTGGCGACCGCGGCACTGCTGTCCGGTGATCCCGCGACCTGCACCGAGCTGGTGCTCTCGGCCGGCGGCGACAGCCGGCTGAGCCGCCTGCAGACCACTCTCCGGCCGATGTGGTTCGAGCTGCTCAGCGCCGCCGCGCTCGCCGCCGGCGAGGTGACCGAGGCCGAGCGGCAGGCACGGCGGGCGATGGCCGAGGCCGACCAGATCGGTCTCGCCGGGCAGCGCGGCTTCGCCGAGTCGGCGTACGGCGAGGTGCTGCTCGCCCGTGGTGAGGTCCCGGCGGCGATGCTGCACCTGGAGGCCGCGGCCGACCTGTTCCGCGCCGGCGGGATGGCACTGCGGCGCAGTCTCGCGCTGGCTTCCCTGGCCCGTGCCGCCGAAGCCGAGGACCAGGCCGGCCGGGCGGCGCGGGCCCGCCGTCGGGCGCTGGAACTGGCCGGGTGGTGTGGCACCGAACGGGTCGGCCTCCGACTGGCCCGCCCGGTCGGTCCGGCCGAGGTGGCCGCCCTGACCGACCGGGAATGGCACATCGCCCGCCTGGCGGCGACCGGGGCCACCAGCCGCCTGATCGGGCGGCAGCTGAACATCAGCCCCCGCACCGTGGAGGCGCACCTGACCCGGATCTACCGCAAGGCGGGCGTCGCCTCCCGGTCGGGTCTGGTCGCCTGGGTCGCCCGGCTCGATGACACCGATCGGTGA
- a CDS encoding TOMM precursor leader peptide-binding protein gives MWRPRFRSDYAQVRLPDGPLVVLGETRSLIIDDPVAAELADQLDGVAPLADVVNRLATRYPVTAVAAALARLRDHGLLVSGPAGTAPPEAAGWDARGVPPEAGHRWMAEGSVTIVDLGAPRAAETADALRSLGLAVTVVGPDGTDDVPVTAQVLVLPSSMLDPRLALVNDRHLAAGRAWTLARPHGNVVLLGPHLVPGRTGCWACLRQRWQENEQVNAFLNGQDLSEPLPQPGRAVLPGLATAAAGLLATELAVLAVRGSSPRLTGRMVALDTRDLSMESHQLVRQPQCPACGDPDLVGKAEPRIDLPPSGAQPSRGDDSRTREPAEVYAALAHHVSRYLGVVSRLTPLEATDNGVTHTYSAGHNFAQPRQLAGLRRNLRGQSGGKGRTDLQARMSAIGEAVERYCGVWRGDRPVHRATYRQLGPDRAVHLRELLLFSERQYAERDRLNAGLGHLHRVPRELGDEVELDWTTGWSLTRRTPRELPAAYCWYGHPELTGLGVCSADSNGCAAGGTLSEAILQGFCELVERDSVALWWYHRSRMPGVDLASFADPWMTACVDHHATVLGRELWALDLTADLGVPTFAAVSRRSDGGPEDVLVGFGAHLDARVALNRALTEVNQFLPAVPGPTSDRNRYGVDDPDTALWFGTVRVADHQWLSPDPTRAPRTAADHPRLTTGDVGDDVRACVRRAERAGLEVIVVDQSRPDVDLAVVKVVVPGLRHFWRRLGPGRLWDVPAHLGRGPLAADETTANPLNVFF, from the coding sequence ATGTGGCGTCCGCGCTTCCGATCGGACTACGCGCAGGTGCGACTGCCCGACGGCCCACTGGTGGTGCTGGGGGAGACCCGCAGCCTGATCATCGACGACCCGGTCGCCGCGGAGCTGGCCGACCAGCTCGACGGCGTCGCGCCGTTGGCCGACGTGGTGAACCGGCTGGCCACCCGGTATCCGGTCACCGCCGTCGCCGCCGCCCTCGCCCGGCTACGCGATCACGGCCTGCTGGTGTCCGGTCCGGCGGGCACCGCACCGCCGGAGGCCGCCGGATGGGACGCCCGGGGTGTCCCGCCCGAAGCGGGGCACCGGTGGATGGCCGAGGGTTCGGTCACCATCGTGGACCTTGGGGCGCCCCGGGCGGCGGAGACCGCCGACGCGCTGCGCTCCCTCGGGCTCGCCGTCACTGTGGTCGGACCGGACGGCACCGACGACGTGCCGGTCACCGCCCAGGTGCTGGTGCTGCCGTCGTCGATGCTCGACCCCCGACTGGCGCTGGTCAACGACCGCCATCTGGCCGCCGGTCGGGCGTGGACCCTGGCTCGACCCCACGGCAACGTCGTCCTCCTCGGCCCGCACCTGGTGCCGGGTCGCACCGGCTGCTGGGCCTGCCTGCGGCAGCGGTGGCAGGAGAACGAGCAGGTGAACGCCTTCCTGAACGGGCAGGACCTGAGCGAACCCCTGCCACAGCCGGGCCGGGCGGTCCTGCCCGGGCTGGCCACAGCGGCCGCCGGGCTGCTCGCCACCGAACTCGCCGTGCTCGCCGTCCGGGGCTCGTCCCCCCGCCTCACCGGCCGGATGGTCGCCCTGGACACCCGGGACCTGAGCATGGAGAGCCACCAGCTCGTACGCCAGCCGCAGTGCCCCGCCTGCGGCGACCCGGACCTCGTCGGCAAGGCCGAGCCACGGATCGACCTGCCGCCGAGCGGCGCCCAGCCCAGCCGGGGCGACGACTCCCGCACCCGGGAACCGGCGGAGGTGTACGCCGCTCTGGCCCACCACGTCAGCCGGTACCTGGGCGTGGTGAGCCGACTGACCCCGTTGGAGGCGACCGACAACGGCGTCACCCACACCTACTCGGCCGGGCACAACTTCGCGCAGCCCCGCCAGCTCGCCGGGCTGCGGCGCAACCTGCGCGGGCAGAGTGGCGGCAAGGGCCGCACCGACCTCCAGGCGCGGATGAGCGCGATCGGCGAGGCGGTGGAGCGCTACTGCGGGGTGTGGCGCGGCGACCGCCCGGTGCACCGGGCGACGTACCGCCAGCTCGGTCCGGACCGAGCCGTGCACCTGCGGGAGCTGCTGCTGTTCTCGGAGCGCCAGTACGCCGAACGGGACCGGCTCAACGCCGGCCTCGGCCACCTGCACCGCGTACCCCGCGAGCTCGGTGACGAGGTGGAGCTGGACTGGACCACGGGCTGGTCGCTGACCCGGCGCACACCACGCGAGCTGCCCGCCGCGTACTGCTGGTACGGGCATCCGGAGCTGACCGGGCTCGGGGTGTGCTCGGCCGACTCCAACGGCTGCGCCGCCGGCGGCACCCTGTCCGAGGCGATCCTGCAGGGCTTCTGCGAGCTCGTGGAGCGGGACAGCGTCGCCCTGTGGTGGTACCACCGCTCGCGGATGCCCGGGGTGGACCTCGCCTCGTTCGCCGACCCGTGGATGACCGCCTGCGTCGACCACCACGCCACCGTCCTGGGCCGTGAGCTGTGGGCCCTCGACCTGACCGCCGACCTCGGCGTGCCCACGTTCGCCGCGGTGTCCCGGCGATCCGACGGCGGGCCGGAGGACGTCCTGGTCGGCTTCGGCGCGCACCTGGACGCCCGCGTCGCGCTGAACCGGGCGCTCACCGAGGTCAACCAGTTCCTGCCCGCCGTTCCCGGGCCCACCTCCGATCGCAACAGGTACGGCGTCGACGATCCGGACACCGCACTGTGGTTCGGCACCGTACGGGTGGCCGATCACCAGTGGCTCTCCCCGGACCCCACCAGAGCGCCCCGCACCGCCGCCGACCACCCGCGGTTGACCACCGGCGACGTCGGAGACGACGTGCGGGCCTGCGTACGCCGGGCGGAGCGGGCCGGCCTGGAGGTGATCGTCGTGGACCAGTCCCGTCCGGACGTCGATCTGGCGGTGGTGAAGGTCGTGGTGCCGGGTCTGCGGCACTTCTGGCGTCGGCTCGGTCCCGGTCGGCTGTGGGACGTGCCGGCCCACCTCGGCCGGGGCCCGCTGGCCGCCGACGAGACGACGGCCAACCCGCTGAACGTCTTCTTCTAG
- a CDS encoding SagB/ThcOx family dehydrogenase: protein MSGAVGGPPIQEAYRLRRDAHLRLDEDGSLTLRQTRFQLTLERPGMGRRALLLQLATDWVSDVEVGRLISGLEGESRVLAAQLLLRRLLAHSWLERRLQVDDRALLDLVPTGLGRGSLPESRPHTPGARHRLSRFATLSHEQGRLVAASPLSTFAVGCADVALGAVLVAAVPGVGPDTVARTLGVRPAAAGRVLDELVTARILVTDAEFEAECDDAPLAYWSPEELRLHHRSRAGRHALPVGGTYRMRERFAPQPLRRPYDGGRAIDLPLPDLATIAKVEPAFSQIVAERRSVREHDDSAPLPLERLAEFLYRSQHTSAAGEAGGQEVGHRPYPGGGGVYELEIYPLVARCVGLDPGLYHYDAVGHRLEPVAAWGAAADRLLAYARAAGAMPRPPQTVLVVTARVQRLMWKYEGMSYAMILKDAGVLTQQMYLVATAMELAPCALGAGDSQAFAELSGLDPLVEPSVADFLLGSRRAAGPPATGGRS from the coding sequence GTGAGCGGCGCCGTCGGCGGTCCGCCGATCCAGGAGGCGTACCGGCTGCGCCGCGACGCGCACCTGCGCCTCGACGAGGACGGCTCGCTGACCCTGCGGCAGACCCGCTTCCAGCTGACCCTGGAGCGACCGGGCATGGGCCGGCGGGCACTGCTGCTGCAACTCGCCACCGACTGGGTCAGCGACGTCGAGGTCGGCCGTCTGATCAGCGGCCTGGAGGGGGAGAGCCGGGTGCTGGCCGCCCAGCTGCTGCTGCGCCGGTTGCTCGCCCACTCCTGGCTGGAGCGCCGCCTCCAGGTCGACGACCGTGCGTTGCTCGACCTGGTGCCCACCGGACTGGGTCGGGGCAGCCTGCCGGAGAGCCGCCCGCACACACCCGGGGCGCGTCACCGGCTCTCCCGCTTCGCCACCCTCTCCCACGAACAGGGCCGGCTGGTGGCCGCCTCGCCGCTGAGCACCTTCGCCGTCGGCTGCGCCGACGTCGCCCTCGGCGCGGTGCTGGTCGCCGCCGTGCCCGGCGTCGGACCCGACACGGTGGCCCGCACGCTCGGTGTCCGACCGGCGGCCGCCGGCCGGGTGCTCGACGAGTTGGTCACCGCCCGGATCCTGGTCACCGATGCGGAGTTCGAGGCGGAGTGCGACGACGCGCCACTGGCCTACTGGTCACCTGAGGAGCTGCGGCTGCACCACCGCTCCCGGGCCGGCCGGCACGCGCTGCCGGTCGGGGGCACCTACCGGATGCGGGAACGCTTCGCCCCCCAACCGCTGCGCCGCCCGTACGACGGCGGTCGCGCGATCGACCTGCCGCTGCCGGACCTGGCGACGATCGCCAAGGTGGAACCCGCCTTCAGTCAGATCGTCGCGGAACGGCGCAGCGTGCGCGAACACGACGACTCCGCGCCGCTGCCGCTGGAGCGGCTGGCGGAGTTCCTGTACCGGTCTCAGCACACCAGTGCCGCCGGCGAGGCCGGCGGGCAGGAGGTCGGTCATCGGCCCTACCCGGGCGGCGGCGGCGTCTACGAGCTGGAGATCTACCCGCTGGTCGCCCGATGCGTCGGGCTCGATCCCGGGCTCTACCACTACGACGCGGTCGGGCACCGGCTGGAACCGGTCGCCGCCTGGGGGGCGGCCGCCGACCGGTTGCTCGCGTACGCCCGGGCGGCCGGCGCCATGCCCCGGCCGCCGCAGACGGTCCTGGTGGTCACCGCCCGGGTCCAGCGGCTGATGTGGAAGTACGAAGGGATGAGCTACGCCATGATTCTCAAGGACGCGGGGGTGCTGACCCAGCAGATGTACCTCGTCGCCACCGCCATGGAGTTGGCGCCGTGCGCTCTCGGCGCCGGGGACTCCCAGGCCTTCGCCGAGTTGTCCGGGCTCGATCCGCTGGTCGAGCCGAGCGTCGCCGACTTTCTGCTCGGCTCGCGCCGTGCCGCCGGCCCACCCGCGACGGGGGGCCGGTCATGA